From a region of the Methanolobus tindarius DSM 2278 genome:
- a CDS encoding thioredoxin family protein — protein sequence MKIEILGSGCAKCNKTKKFVEEAVAQAGVDAEIVKVENMDDIIAYGVLITPAVVVDGEVKIVGRVPKVDEVLEWIKN from the coding sequence ATGAAAATAGAAATTCTGGGTTCAGGTTGTGCAAAATGTAACAAGACAAAGAAGTTTGTTGAAGAAGCAGTTGCACAGGCTGGCGTTGATGCGGAGATAGTTAAAGTTGAGAATATGGATGATATTATTGCATACGGTGTTCTCATAACTCCTGCTGTTGTAGTTGACGGTGAAGTTAAGATCGTTGGCAGAGTACCAAAAGTCGACGAAGTCCTTGAATGGATCAAAAACTAA
- a CDS encoding 4Fe-4S binding protein: MVFVAVYDKKCTGCGSCVDACQNNILELKDGICFPARMKSCKYCLDCVAACDFDAIKVFP; this comes from the coding sequence ATGGTATTTGTTGCAGTTTACGATAAAAAATGTACAGGCTGTGGTTCATGCGTGGATGCATGCCAGAACAATATTCTTGAGCTTAAAGATGGAATCTGTTTCCCGGCAAGGATGAAGTCATGTAAATATTGCCTGGATTGCGTTGCAGCCTGTGATTTTGACGCTATAAAAGTATTCCCTTAA
- a CDS encoding symporter small accessory protein, which produces MLGITDPQIWIAYILCFVSAIGCIIYGLIHWNDDDGEED; this is translated from the coding sequence ATGCTGGGAATAACAGACCCACAAATATGGATTGCATATATCTTATGCTTTGTAAGTGCCATCGGATGCATCATCTATGGACTTATACACTGGAACGATGACGACGGGGAGGAAGACTGA
- a CDS encoding metallophosphoesterase, whose translation MIGIMSDSHDNMDAIKDAVELFNKKKVRTVLHAGDIISPFTASAFSKLEADLYFVFGNNDGDRLLLKQKFDEIGAECCGDFGDLEIEGMRIALIHGIYEAPVDSLAESGDFDVVVRGHTHHAGVTEINDTLLINPGETAGVLTGKRTVALLDPELGVEIVEI comes from the coding sequence ATGATTGGAATTATGAGTGATTCACATGACAATATGGATGCTATCAAAGATGCTGTGGAATTATTCAATAAGAAGAAAGTAAGAACCGTTCTGCATGCAGGTGATATAATATCACCTTTTACTGCATCTGCTTTCAGCAAACTTGAGGCAGACCTGTACTTTGTATTTGGGAATAATGACGGTGACAGGTTACTCCTAAAACAGAAATTTGATGAAATTGGTGCGGAATGCTGTGGCGATTTTGGTGATCTTGAGATCGAAGGAATGCGTATCGCACTTATTCACGGAATATATGAAGCACCTGTTGATTCTCTTGCAGAATCCGGGGATTTCGATGTGGTTGTAAGAGGGCACACCCACCACGCCGGTGTTACTGAAATTAATGACACGCTTCTGATTAACCCTGGTGAAACAGCCGGAGTACTCACTGGCAAACGTACCGTTGCACTGCTGGATCCTGAACTTGGTGTTGAGATTGTGGAAATCTAA
- a CDS encoding PGF-pre-PGF domain-containing protein, which produces MTLDKNSIIITSFICIIFLCTGIASAATYSGGSGTVDNPYQLSSDSDIDNLSVSSDDWGMNFTLTNDITLVGNHTPIGIDYATPFTGDFNGSGFAIKNLTIYYTATSAGFFGQTGSSANIHDLGVETSPDGVFSTTHYVGILVGINSGNVVNSSATGNVTGVSYVGGLIGYAFGSGTVINSYAAGNVTGSGSYVGGLAGYNSGIMNNSYAIGNVTGSGSNVGGLVGYNNAGTVNNGYATGNVNGAGSIGGLVGYSTGVVTNSFATGTATTSSGDVGGLMGTDSGTVTNSYYSGTPTTGNGTSTSYDNFTSFAFVSGSSGLNWNASDDIITTEDNSSFIWRIDDGSSLPYFQNWNTVSRTETITLYVGSGVDCNYTTIQAAVDNSIDGDTIIVTEGTYNENVVVDKSVTLRSEKGSASTIVNASDSSDHVFNVTVSNVTIDGFNVTGATSSQMAGIYLGYSNNSKVTNNIATANYYGIILDNSNDNIVTGNVASNNYEDGIYFSSSDNNTLTSSIANYNDEYGVYLLSSNNNTLTDNVANNNTYSRDLTSMSVDSPVEVMDSIIRGSPTGFYISSSDNNILTGNTANYNTGGFEAYMLSVSDTVISPDLTDVSRYSCGFSFSGSDNTTMADNTAIGNEDYTFYSRYSYDNTVDKLKMAERSMQLTFVTETSEVAVKNNESSSSAPAGMINVNGYIDVASMYDPNMTIYYDDSGMSNSVESSISLFELNGNEWVKVPNASLSTSGNYVSVVFYRLQDHVFDGVSIDEITSTYGLFRSIPSSDSRSDDDGVRASVSQGQDPGIVSNSASSVKRVTGDSDVNYDFSDSDSPVLGVSFEAKKDKGLVVAKVQVLSTSPEGVPDSTGKSYQKVSIDVGSEGTISSDSADNIQIHFKVSKQWIEENNIDVSTIRMTRYHDEKWNDLPTYQESEDDEYIYFYSATPGFSIFEVVGDEIGEASEQIAASESANGDIAEPAEGGKTANTPGFTAIAGIVFVSLVVLMRRK; this is translated from the coding sequence ATGACATTAGATAAGAACAGTATTATCATAACATCATTTATCTGCATAATATTTTTATGCACAGGAATAGCTTCGGCTGCCACCTACTCAGGCGGTAGCGGTACAGTAGACAACCCATATCAACTTTCATCTGACAGTGACATTGACAACCTGTCAGTAAGTTCTGATGATTGGGGAATGAACTTCACACTAACAAATGATATCACTCTAGTAGGTAATCATACTCCTATTGGCATTGACTACGCTACTCCGTTTACAGGTGACTTCAATGGAAGTGGGTTTGCAATAAAGAATCTTACTATCTATTATACTGCTACTTCTGCTGGATTTTTTGGACAGACTGGTTCCAGCGCTAACATCCATGACCTTGGAGTGGAGACGAGTCCTGATGGTGTTTTTTCAACAACACATTATGTAGGTATTCTGGTGGGAATCAATTCCGGTAATGTGGTTAATAGTTCTGCTACTGGTAATGTCACTGGTGTGAGCTATGTCGGTGGTCTTATTGGATATGCTTTTGGTTCTGGCACTGTGATTAATAGCTATGCAGCTGGTAATGTTACTGGTTCTGGTAGCTATGTCGGTGGTCTTGCTGGCTATAATTCTGGTATTATGAACAATAGTTATGCCATCGGTAATGTTACTGGTTCTGGTAGCAATGTTGGCGGTCTTGTCGGCTATAATAATGCTGGCACTGTTAACAATGGTTATGCTACTGGTAATGTTAATGGTGCTGGATCAATTGGAGGTCTTGTAGGTTATAGCACTGGTGTAGTAACAAATAGTTTTGCCACAGGTACTGCTACTACTAGCAGTGGTGATGTTGGTGGTCTTATGGGAACGGATAGTGGTACTGTGACCAACAGTTATTATTCCGGCACTCCGACTACAGGTAATGGTACTTCTACTTCCTATGACAACTTCACAAGTTTCGCATTCGTTTCAGGAAGTTCCGGTCTGAATTGGAATGCAAGTGATGACATTATCACAACGGAAGATAATTCAAGTTTTATATGGAGAATAGATGATGGCTCCAGTCTTCCGTATTTCCAGAACTGGAATACTGTAAGTAGAACTGAAACAATAACCTTGTATGTTGGCAGTGGAGTTGATTGTAATTATACGACCATTCAGGCAGCTGTAGATAATTCTATTGACGGTGACACCATCATTGTAACTGAGGGTACTTACAACGAGAATGTTGTTGTTGATAAGAGTGTTACACTTCGCTCTGAGAAAGGATCAGCAAGTACCATTGTAAATGCAAGTGATTCATCAGACCATGTGTTCAACGTAACTGTGAGCAATGTAACAATAGATGGTTTCAATGTAACTGGTGCAACCAGTTCACAGATGGCTGGTATTTACCTTGGCTATTCAAATAACAGTAAAGTAACAAACAATATTGCAACTGCCAATTACTATGGTATTATTCTTGATAATTCAAATGACAATATAGTAACAGGCAATGTAGCAAGTAACAACTACGAAGATGGTATTTACTTTAGTTCATCAGATAACAATACCCTCACATCCAGTATTGCAAATTACAATGATGAGTATGGAGTTTATCTACTTTCATCGAACAATAATACTCTGACAGATAATGTTGCCAATAACAACACATACAGTAGGGACTTGACTTCAATGTCTGTAGATTCCCCTGTAGAAGTTATGGATAGTATTATACGTGGATCTCCTACCGGATTCTATATTAGTTCTTCAGACAACAATATCCTGACTGGTAATACCGCTAATTACAATACGGGTGGCTTTGAGGCTTATATGCTGTCAGTTTCTGATACCGTTATCTCGCCTGATCTTACAGATGTTTCCCGTTATAGCTGTGGCTTCAGTTTTTCTGGTTCAGACAACACGACTATGGCAGATAATACTGCAATTGGAAACGAGGACTATACATTCTATTCCAGATATTCCTATGATAATACAGTTGATAAACTAAAAATGGCTGAACGTTCCATGCAACTTACTTTTGTGACTGAAACATCAGAGGTTGCAGTGAAAAATAATGAATCAAGTTCTTCAGCTCCTGCTGGTATGATAAATGTAAATGGCTACATCGATGTCGCTAGCATGTATGATCCCAATATGACAATTTACTATGATGATTCCGGAATGAGCAATTCTGTTGAATCATCAATATCTTTGTTCGAGCTAAACGGTAATGAATGGGTTAAAGTTCCAAATGCATCACTCAGTACTTCAGGTAATTATGTATCTGTAGTTTTCTATAGGCTTCAAGATCATGTTTTTGATGGGGTCTCTATTGATGAGATCACCAGTACATACGGACTTTTCAGAAGTATTCCAAGTTCTGATAGTCGTTCAGATGATGATGGTGTCCGTGCCTCTGTAAGTCAGGGACAGGATCCGGGAATAGTATCTAATTCTGCGTCTTCTGTAAAGCGTGTAACTGGCGATTCGGATGTAAACTATGATTTCTCTGACAGTGATTCTCCTGTCCTTGGTGTAAGTTTTGAAGCAAAGAAAGACAAAGGTCTTGTTGTTGCAAAGGTTCAGGTACTCTCCACTTCACCGGAAGGAGTTCCTGATTCAACAGGTAAGTCTTATCAGAAGGTGAGTATTGATGTTGGAAGTGAAGGAACGATATCTTCGGATTCTGCTGATAATATCCAGATTCACTTTAAAGTAAGCAAACAGTGGATAGAAGAGAACAACATTGATGTTTCCACAATACGCATGACAAGATATCATGATGAGAAGTGGAATGATCTTCCAACATATCAGGAAAGTGAAGATGACGAGTATATCTACTTCTACTCTGCAACTCCGGGATTCTCAATCTTTGAAGTCGTAGGTGATGAGATTGGCGAAGCATCTGAACAGATTGCTGCATCAGAATCAGCTAATGGTGACATAGCAGAACCTGCAGAAGGAGGAAAAACAGCCAATACTCCTGGATTCACTGCAATTGCAGGAATTGTGTTCGTTTCACTTGTAGTTCTGATGAGAAGGAAATAA
- a CDS encoding metallophosphoesterase family protein, with protein sequence MRILLISDIHGNKEALDAAMSVSHDMVVCLGDLADYGPSPSECIDFIMENKIESVLGNHDAAVGSRIECGCGYKYKHLSVATRDYTWEVTSEKQMDFLRHLPFSIQKEIDGLKLYFTHGSPRSNYEYMRPQTPDDEFEEMICGIETDVLFIGHSHQPFVRKFKDMLIVNPGSVGQPRDENCKASCAVFDTVSGEAELIRLDYDIDKTCRKIKESMPHPEELIAILKRGY encoded by the coding sequence ATGAGAATATTATTGATATCCGACATCCACGGAAACAAGGAAGCTCTTGATGCTGCAATGTCAGTTTCTCATGACATGGTGGTCTGTCTTGGTGATCTGGCAGACTACGGTCCATCACCATCAGAATGTATTGATTTTATCATGGAGAACAAAATTGAATCAGTTCTTGGAAACCATGATGCTGCCGTAGGTTCACGTATAGAATGTGGCTGTGGATACAAGTATAAACATCTTTCAGTTGCAACCCGTGATTACACATGGGAAGTGACATCTGAAAAACAGATGGATTTTTTACGTCATCTTCCATTCAGCATTCAGAAGGAAATTGATGGATTAAAACTGTATTTCACACACGGAAGCCCGAGGTCTAATTATGAGTACATGAGACCGCAAACTCCTGATGATGAATTTGAAGAAATGATATGTGGAATTGAGACAGATGTTCTTTTCATAGGACATTCACATCAGCCGTTTGTCAGGAAATTTAAAGATATGCTGATAGTAAATCCTGGTTCAGTAGGCCAGCCAAGAGATGAAAACTGTAAAGCCAGTTGTGCGGTTTTTGACACAGTTTCAGGTGAAGCTGAGTTAATCAGACTTGATTATGATATTGACAAAACATGCCGGAAAATTAAAGAATCAATGCCTCACCCTGAGGAATTGATAGCTATATTAAAGAGAGGGTACTGA
- a CDS encoding class I SAM-dependent methyltransferase, producing the protein MSLKAIGKVSNFADEKTMQLLALWKESVSIVELEDTDAESLVYEEYTHYIVVHAPLDMKFPEKRDEWNKRFCKTAGVSVVELIKINGKQIYFKGLFAANHAPVYGIVPYTSFDKQDADFPEAGMELLKKQTMEVALPEANGKTILDVGCGVGSLTLQMARMNTDSQVMGIDLLEKTMEQCRLNAFAYDIKNAAFKAESVYELPFDDESYETVTCFFMLHHLDDIPKALSEVKRVVSKNGTVLAVEPLDHHHGTERGIQDWVDHFEKAGFSVETQQISRAVFVKAKVNC; encoded by the coding sequence ATGTCACTGAAAGCCATTGGAAAAGTATCAAATTTTGCAGATGAAAAAACAATGCAGCTCCTTGCTCTCTGGAAAGAGAGTGTAAGCATTGTTGAGCTTGAGGACACAGATGCAGAAAGTCTGGTTTATGAAGAATACACGCATTACATAGTTGTCCATGCCCCTCTTGATATGAAATTCCCGGAAAAGAGGGATGAATGGAACAAAAGGTTCTGCAAAACGGCAGGCGTGTCTGTTGTTGAACTTATAAAAATCAATGGCAAGCAGATTTATTTCAAAGGGCTTTTTGCAGCTAACCATGCTCCGGTTTATGGTATTGTCCCTTACACATCATTTGACAAACAGGATGCCGACTTTCCGGAAGCAGGCATGGAACTATTGAAGAAACAGACCATGGAAGTTGCACTTCCGGAAGCTAATGGTAAAACCATACTTGATGTAGGATGTGGAGTTGGCAGCCTGACCTTACAGATGGCAAGGATGAATACTGATTCACAGGTAATGGGAATTGATCTTCTGGAAAAAACCATGGAGCAGTGCCGTCTGAACGCTTTTGCATATGATATTAAAAATGCGGCATTCAAGGCTGAAAGCGTTTATGAGCTTCCTTTTGATGATGAAAGCTACGAAACCGTGACATGCTTCTTTATGTTACATCACCTTGATGATATTCCAAAGGCACTCTCTGAGGTAAAGAGAGTAGTTTCAAAGAACGGTACGGTACTGGCAGTTGAGCCTCTGGACCATCATCATGGAACTGAAAGAGGTATTCAGGACTGGGTAGACCACTTTGAAAAAGCAGGTTTCTCAGTTGAGACGCAACAGATAAGCAGGGCGGTTTTTGTAAAGGCAAAAGTCAACTGCTGA
- a CDS encoding putative zinc-binding protein gives MSEGVKCSCGSDHVGIFPCAGASNVGQLSNAVAVELHKQGTGTMMCTVGIGGKKTGLLKSAEGCERIIVIDGCPVNCAKATMEEAGIEIDRHILLSEQLDIKKNKDLDLDPQQVQDVLAKVSELL, from the coding sequence ATGTCTGAAGGCGTAAAATGTTCATGTGGTTCTGATCATGTAGGAATTTTTCCATGTGCAGGTGCTTCCAATGTTGGCCAGCTAAGCAATGCAGTTGCTGTGGAATTGCACAAGCAGGGTACAGGTACAATGATGTGTACTGTTGGCATTGGTGGAAAAAAGACAGGTCTGCTCAAATCCGCAGAAGGCTGTGAGCGTATCATTGTCATCGATGGTTGCCCTGTAAATTGTGCTAAAGCAACAATGGAAGAAGCAGGTATCGAAATAGACAGACACATTCTGCTTTCAGAACAACTTGATATTAAAAAGAACAAGGATCTTGATCTTGACCCGCAGCAGGTTCAGGATGTACTTGCAAAAGTCTCAGAACTTCTCTGA
- a CDS encoding sodium:solute symporter family protein: MAVSTPILGLAVLAYMMVVFYLGWVGYKQTKDNDDYMLAGRKVNPFVLAFSYGAAFISTSAIIGFGGYAGAFGLGILWLVFMNIFVGIFIAFVVFGSRTRRMGVNLKAVTFPELIGRRFQSRFIQGFSGALITIFMPLYAGSVLIGGARFMETALNIDYNIAILILAIIVAAYVITGGLIAVMYTDALQGALMFVGMAILLIITYSKLGGVTEAHQALTNMAYLVPDNFAAIGHTGWTTMPAFGSPTWWTLVSTIILGVGIGVLAQPQLAVRFMTVKNTRSLKRAVLSGGPFIFMMAGVAYIVGALSNVYFFNTQGMISLEVAGGNIDKIMPEYINSAMPDYFVVFFLLTLLAAAMSTLSSQFHAMGTAFGHDFYRQGIMNGKIGKTITVTRVGIAVTIFISVILAYILPPGIIARATAIFFGLCAAAFLPMYSGAIFWKRMTRQGATASLIIGTFASLFWLTFIHAKEATALGICQAIFGQATLLTGTWTLVDPILVATPLSFLVAIVVSLMTEPMAKEHVEKCFKQNE, encoded by the coding sequence ATGGCTGTCAGTACTCCTATTCTCGGACTGGCCGTACTAGCCTACATGATGGTGGTTTTCTACCTGGGCTGGGTCGGTTACAAACAAACAAAAGACAATGATGACTACATGCTTGCAGGAAGGAAAGTGAATCCTTTCGTACTCGCATTCTCCTATGGTGCTGCATTTATCAGTACATCAGCCATCATAGGATTCGGAGGTTATGCCGGAGCATTTGGTCTTGGAATACTGTGGCTGGTTTTCATGAACATTTTCGTGGGAATCTTTATCGCCTTTGTAGTATTCGGATCAAGAACCAGACGTATGGGTGTAAACCTCAAGGCTGTCACCTTCCCTGAACTTATTGGAAGAAGGTTCCAGTCAAGATTCATCCAGGGATTTTCAGGTGCACTCATCACCATATTCATGCCACTGTATGCAGGCAGTGTGCTGATTGGTGGTGCACGTTTCATGGAAACCGCCCTGAACATCGATTATAATATCGCGATTTTAATTCTTGCAATAATAGTTGCAGCATATGTAATCACAGGCGGACTAATTGCTGTTATGTACACAGATGCCCTGCAGGGTGCCCTTATGTTTGTAGGAATGGCAATTTTGCTCATAATAACCTATTCCAAACTTGGCGGAGTTACCGAAGCCCACCAGGCACTCACAAATATGGCATATCTAGTACCGGATAACTTTGCAGCTATCGGTCACACCGGCTGGACCACAATGCCGGCATTTGGTTCACCAACATGGTGGACACTTGTATCAACAATTATACTTGGTGTCGGTATCGGTGTACTTGCACAGCCACAGCTTGCTGTGAGGTTTATGACCGTAAAGAACACACGTTCCCTGAAAAGAGCTGTTCTTTCAGGCGGTCCTTTCATCTTCATGATGGCAGGTGTCGCATATATTGTCGGTGCACTTTCAAATGTTTACTTCTTCAACACCCAGGGAATGATCTCCCTTGAGGTTGCAGGTGGAAACATCGATAAAATCATGCCTGAATATATTAACAGTGCAATGCCTGATTACTTTGTAGTGTTCTTCCTGCTGACCCTTCTGGCAGCAGCAATGTCAACACTGAGTTCACAATTCCATGCAATGGGAACCGCATTTGGCCATGATTTCTACCGGCAGGGAATTATGAATGGAAAAATTGGGAAAACTATCACTGTAACCAGAGTCGGTATCGCTGTGACGATTTTCATCAGTGTCATTCTTGCATACATTCTCCCACCGGGAATTATTGCAAGAGCAACAGCAATATTCTTCGGACTCTGTGCAGCAGCATTCCTCCCCATGTACTCCGGAGCTATCTTCTGGAAACGCATGACCCGGCAGGGAGCAACTGCAAGCCTTATTATAGGTACTTTTGCAAGTCTTTTCTGGCTGACATTTATTCATGCCAAGGAAGCAACTGCACTTGGAATCTGCCAGGCTATTTTTGGACAGGCAACACTTCTTACGGGAACATGGACTCTTGTGGACCCGATACTTGTTGCTACACCACTGTCATTTTTGGTTGCAATTGTCGTGAGTCTGATGACAGAACCTATGGCAAAAGAGCATGTTGAAAAATGCTTTAAGCAAAATGAATAA
- a CDS encoding permease — MTSYIIDLAYIGIASVREYLALHVLLCLIPAFFLAGAIASLFSKESVLKFFGADAPKYVSYSVAAVSGCLLAVCSCTVLPLFAGIYKRGAGIGPATTFLFSAPAINVLAIVYTAKILGYDLGVARAVIAILLSIFIGLVMSFVYERKDVEKKGIKTFGDEKHAHTVWLFLLLLAILVTPEILTSWYPMLAVEIPLILITVYVSLKWFDRDELESWMGETWFLVKQITPLLLIGVFFAGIIVELLPAEYVVEYVGGSNVTSYIIASVAAALMYFSTLTEVPIISALTILGMGKGPALSMLLAGPALSLPNMIVINRIMGFQKGMTYIGLVVVVAAVAGYVFGMYIL; from the coding sequence ATGACATCTTACATCATAGACCTGGCTTACATTGGCATTGCATCGGTCAGGGAGTACCTTGCATTGCACGTACTTCTTTGCCTTATTCCTGCCTTTTTCCTGGCAGGGGCAATAGCTTCACTCTTCTCGAAAGAGTCCGTACTGAAATTTTTCGGGGCTGACGCACCAAAATATGTTTCCTATTCGGTTGCCGCCGTTTCCGGTTGTCTCCTCGCAGTGTGTAGCTGCACGGTCCTGCCGCTTTTTGCAGGAATCTATAAGAGAGGCGCTGGGATCGGCCCAGCAACTACGTTCCTGTTCTCAGCCCCGGCTATTAATGTACTGGCCATTGTTTATACTGCTAAGATTCTCGGATATGATCTTGGTGTTGCACGAGCTGTCATTGCAATCCTGCTATCAATATTCATCGGCCTTGTAATGTCCTTTGTGTATGAAAGAAAGGATGTTGAGAAAAAAGGAATAAAGACATTCGGTGATGAAAAGCACGCTCACACTGTATGGCTTTTCCTTTTGCTGCTTGCAATCCTTGTAACTCCTGAGATTCTCACAAGCTGGTATCCAATGCTTGCTGTGGAAATTCCACTGATACTTATCACAGTATATGTATCCCTTAAATGGTTTGACAGGGATGAACTTGAAAGCTGGATGGGAGAAACCTGGTTCCTTGTAAAACAAATCACACCGCTTCTGCTTATCGGTGTCTTCTTTGCAGGTATCATTGTTGAGCTTCTTCCGGCAGAATACGTTGTGGAATACGTTGGTGGCAGCAATGTAACTTCCTATATCATTGCTTCAGTTGCTGCCGCTCTTATGTACTTCTCAACACTGACGGAAGTCCCTATCATAAGTGCACTTACCATTCTTGGAATGGGAAAAGGTCCGGCTCTATCAATGCTGCTTGCAGGTCCTGCATTGAGTCTTCCGAATATGATAGTAATAAACAGGATAATGGGATTCCAGAAAGGAATGACATACATAGGTCTTGTTGTCGTGGTAGCAGCAGTGGCAGGATATGTGTTTGGAATGTATATTCTATAA
- a CDS encoding AraC family transcriptional regulator, which translates to MISLEILKEPAITDLEERTVAYVSFMGNYLGNAEVFAGLFAKLFKWAAPKQEQLVGPDTVMLSAYYDDPEVTPPDELKLEVCISIPEETEVEREIKKKKLPGGKYVVLGVELTGSEEYGPAWEEVVKWLMRNELEIDMSRASYEVYLNSPEEHPQGHHIVDICMPVK; encoded by the coding sequence GTGATAAGTTTGGAAATCTTAAAGGAACCAGCTATAACAGATTTAGAAGAACGTACAGTTGCTTATGTATCGTTTATGGGGAACTACCTTGGAAATGCCGAAGTGTTTGCAGGCTTATTTGCTAAACTCTTCAAATGGGCTGCTCCTAAACAGGAACAACTTGTGGGACCAGATACCGTAATGCTTTCTGCTTACTATGATGACCCTGAAGTAACTCCACCTGATGAGCTTAAACTGGAAGTCTGCATAAGTATTCCTGAAGAGACAGAAGTTGAGAGAGAAATCAAGAAGAAAAAGCTTCCTGGTGGGAAATATGTTGTTTTAGGCGTGGAACTTACAGGATCAGAAGAATATGGACCAGCATGGGAAGAAGTTGTTAAATGGCTTATGCGCAATGAGCTTGAAATTGACATGTCAAGAGCAAGCTATGAAGTTTACCTGAACTCACCGGAAGAGCATCCGCAAGGTCATCATATTGTGGATATCTGCATGCCGGTCAAGTGA
- a CDS encoding symporter small accessory protein — protein sequence MLGIDDPQIWLAYILCFISAIGCIIYGALKWNDDSDDGEVN from the coding sequence ATGCTTGGAATAGATGACCCACAGATATGGCTGGCTTACATACTCTGCTTTATAAGCGCCATCGGCTGCATTATCTATGGAGCCCTTAAATGGAACGATGATTCCGATGACGGAGAGGTGAACTAA